A section of the Devosia rhizoryzae genome encodes:
- a CDS encoding sugar ABC transporter ATP-binding protein, translating to MVEEAMFRVEGLRKSFGTIRVLDGVDLDLHAGSVTVLMGANGAGKSTLVRIVSGVYSRDAGTMTLAGQSYDPSTPAGAMRAGVVTVHQNINDGVVADLDVATNLTLDRLSGKGARWFFNRRGVYGEAREVADRMGLSFDLRANINDLSLADRQMVAIARAMSREPQVLILDEPTSSLSSAEADRLFALVDRLKTRGVAILYISHRMSDIRRLADKIVTLRDGRISGVFEGPELDYEGAVNAMLGRRVGRGDLAVSEGGETVFTAQNLQIASGAKPLSLNLRRGEVVAITGLVGVGKTVLAETLFGARKPISGQMQLNGQPYAPRSTHQAIGAGVFLVAKDRSDSGIVPDFNIYENISLPFLRRFSPYSVSNRGAERLRARQQVAELGIVCRTERDEMSTLSGGNQQKVMVARWMSQKAELLILDEPFQGVDIAARRDIGNKLRASANERATLVFLTEIDEAFEIADRILVMSEHTIVGEHRNSNVDVTQLLAEIAGQHKVTSLD from the coding sequence ATGGTCGAGGAAGCCATGTTCCGCGTGGAGGGGCTGCGCAAATCCTTCGGCACGATCCGGGTTCTGGATGGTGTCGATCTGGATCTGCACGCCGGTTCCGTGACGGTTCTTATGGGTGCAAATGGCGCCGGCAAGTCCACGCTGGTGCGCATCGTCAGTGGCGTATACAGCCGTGACGCCGGCACCATGACGCTTGCCGGCCAGAGCTACGATCCATCCACGCCAGCCGGGGCGATGCGGGCCGGGGTTGTCACGGTCCATCAGAACATCAATGACGGCGTCGTCGCCGATCTCGACGTGGCGACCAACCTGACGCTCGACCGCCTGAGTGGAAAAGGCGCCCGCTGGTTCTTCAACCGCCGCGGTGTTTATGGCGAAGCACGCGAAGTGGCGGACCGGATGGGCCTCTCCTTCGATCTTCGAGCCAATATCAACGACCTCTCGCTTGCCGACCGGCAAATGGTGGCGATTGCGCGCGCCATGTCGCGCGAGCCTCAGGTGCTGATCCTCGACGAACCGACGTCGTCACTGTCGAGCGCCGAAGCTGATCGCTTGTTCGCGCTGGTCGACCGCCTGAAGACGCGCGGCGTTGCCATCCTCTATATCTCCCACCGCATGTCCGACATCCGGCGGCTCGCCGACAAAATCGTGACGCTGCGCGACGGTCGCATATCCGGGGTTTTTGAGGGCCCGGAGCTCGACTACGAAGGCGCAGTGAACGCCATGCTCGGCCGTCGCGTCGGCCGCGGTGATCTCGCTGTCAGCGAGGGTGGCGAAACAGTCTTTACCGCCCAGAACCTTCAGATCGCATCGGGCGCAAAACCCCTTTCTCTCAATCTGCGGCGTGGCGAGGTGGTTGCGATCACCGGGCTTGTCGGGGTCGGCAAGACTGTGCTGGCGGAGACCCTGTTCGGTGCCCGCAAACCCATCTCCGGCCAGATGCAGCTGAACGGGCAGCCCTACGCGCCGCGCTCGACGCACCAGGCGATCGGCGCCGGCGTGTTCCTCGTGGCCAAGGATCGCTCCGACAGCGGCATCGTCCCCGATTTCAACATCTACGAGAACATCTCGCTCCCATTTCTGCGCCGCTTCTCGCCCTATTCAGTGTCAAATCGTGGCGCCGAGCGGTTGCGGGCGCGCCAGCAGGTTGCCGAACTGGGCATCGTTTGCCGCACTGAGCGGGACGAGATGTCGACCCTGTCGGGCGGCAACCAGCAAAAGGTCATGGTCGCGCGCTGGATGAGCCAGAAGGCGGAGCTGCTTATTCTCGACGAGCCCTTCCAGGGCGTCGACATCGCGGCCCGCCGCGACATCGGCAACAAGCTTCGGGCCTCCGCCAATGAACGCGCCACCCTCGTTTTCCTGACCGAGATCGACGAGGCCTTCGAGATCGCCGACCGTATCCTGGTCATGAGCGAACACACGATCGTCGGTGAACATCGCAACAGCAATGTCGATGTCACCCAGCTTCTCGCCGAAATCGCCGGCCAGCATAAGGTGACTAGCCTTGACTGA
- a CDS encoding ABC transporter permease: MTRGFASPQSAVFVLQSVSITGILALGVTATLVVGGFDLSIGSVATTAMMASSYVMVVLGGDAVTATLACLAIGVVVGLINGVLIVYMRVPDLLATLGMMFLLVGLQRIPTEGRSIATGMSMPDGSVANGTFSPEFLALGRHRFDFFLPSLLPVSVVVLVVLAVMIWFFLEHTRFGRMMYAVGSNERAAQLAGAPVNAYKIGAYVISGVFASIGGILLAARLGRGDIASGNNLLLDAVAAALIGFAVLGAAKPNAFGTAIGALFVGVLLQGLTMMNAPYYTQDFVKGAVLVVALVFTFALSRRGKR; the protein is encoded by the coding sequence ATGACGCGCGGTTTCGCCTCGCCGCAAAGCGCGGTCTTCGTGCTGCAATCGGTGTCGATCACCGGCATCTTGGCGCTGGGCGTGACAGCCACTCTCGTTGTCGGCGGCTTCGACCTTTCCATCGGCTCTGTTGCGACCACCGCCATGATGGCATCGTCCTATGTCATGGTCGTCCTCGGCGGCGATGCGGTGACCGCCACGCTGGCCTGCCTCGCCATTGGCGTCGTCGTCGGCCTGATCAATGGCGTGTTGATCGTCTACATGCGCGTGCCCGATCTTCTGGCAACGCTTGGCATGATGTTCCTCCTGGTCGGCCTGCAACGCATTCCCACCGAAGGCCGCTCGATCGCCACCGGCATGAGCATGCCCGACGGCAGCGTCGCCAACGGCACCTTTAGTCCGGAATTCCTGGCACTGGGCCGGCATCGCTTCGACTTCTTCCTGCCCAGCCTCTTGCCGGTTTCGGTCGTCGTGCTGGTCGTGCTGGCCGTGATGATCTGGTTCTTCCTCGAGCACACGCGCTTTGGCCGCATGATGTATGCCGTCGGCTCCAACGAGCGCGCTGCGCAGCTCGCCGGCGCACCGGTCAATGCCTACAAAATCGGCGCCTATGTCATTTCCGGCGTCTTCGCCTCGATCGGCGGCATCTTGCTCGCGGCCCGCCTCGGCCGAGGCGACATCGCGTCGGGCAACAACCTTCTGCTCGATGCCGTGGCTGCGGCGCTGATCGGCTTTGCCGTGCTCGGCGCTGCCAAGCCCAATGCTTTCGGCACTGCCATCGGTGCCCTCTTTGTCGGTGTGCTGCTGCAGGGGCTCACCATGATGAATGCCCCCTATTACACCCAAGATTTCGTCAAGGGCGCCGTGCTCGTCGTTGCCCTTGTCTTCACCTTCGCTCTCTCAAGGCGCGGCAAGCGCTAG